A genomic window from Candidatus Obscuribacter sp. includes:
- a CDS encoding SpoIID/LytB domain-containing protein, translating into MAAPGGRLVASALDGRHLFDSASTVKCVLNNGKIFTVAPDGHKFDIPLIFTSSTGTVTLSSLSRAGAKGAPIYNGALRVEPIGDSLRASIRLTLDGYLEGVLTAEMPASYHAEALKGQALCARTYALRPRISHDKDNVNVCDSFLCCQYFAGHGNALDARIKNAIDSTANQVIYYQGAPILALFSSNAGGHTEDYQNSFSDPVTGAFPPPQLPYLKGVAEGSYPGFTGRVGSEQFLRYLHSHANMGVSLCADNWTPKFHFSHTLKASDLESHMHHTVQLMQADKETHSFITAPAKGVFGHIKKFVVQKRGVSGQAIELVIETSHGDWLLRKELIIRKAFAGTRPGLSRLSSARIFFDHSYDKLGLLTQVQVGGLGFGHGVGFQQTGAQGLARQGMDYRRIIAHYFKDTQIVSLT; encoded by the coding sequence GTGGCTGCCCCTGGTGGGCGGCTTGTTGCGTCCGCTCTAGATGGTCGCCACCTCTTTGATAGTGCCAGTACTGTTAAGTGCGTCCTTAACAACGGCAAAATTTTTACTGTTGCTCCTGACGGTCATAAATTTGATATACCTCTAATATTTACCTCCAGCACAGGTACGGTTACGTTGAGTAGTCTTAGCCGAGCGGGAGCCAAGGGTGCACCGATATACAACGGTGCACTACGGGTGGAGCCAATCGGTGACAGCTTGAGAGCGTCCATTAGACTGACTCTCGATGGTTATCTTGAGGGCGTGCTTACTGCCGAGATGCCTGCCAGTTATCACGCCGAAGCACTCAAGGGCCAGGCTCTGTGTGCTCGTACGTATGCCTTGCGTCCACGTATCTCGCACGATAAAGACAACGTCAATGTCTGTGATAGTTTTTTGTGCTGCCAGTATTTTGCCGGTCATGGCAATGCTCTGGATGCACGTATAAAAAACGCCATTGATAGCACTGCTAATCAGGTCATTTACTATCAGGGTGCTCCCATTCTTGCTTTATTTAGTAGCAATGCCGGCGGGCATACCGAAGACTATCAAAATAGTTTTTCGGATCCAGTCACTGGTGCCTTTCCGCCGCCTCAGCTGCCCTATCTCAAAGGCGTAGCCGAGGGTAGTTATCCTGGATTTACTGGCAGAGTCGGCAGCGAACAATTTTTGCGTTATTTGCACAGTCACGCCAATATGGGTGTAAGTCTCTGTGCCGATAACTGGACGCCCAAGTTTCATTTTAGTCACACGCTTAAAGCCAGTGATCTCGAGAGTCATATGCACCATACAGTGCAGCTGATGCAGGCAGATAAAGAGACTCACAGCTTTATTACCGCACCAGCAAAAGGTGTATTTGGTCACATCAAAAAATTTGTCGTACAAAAGCGCGGTGTATCCGGGCAGGCCATTGAGCTAGTCATTGAGACATCGCATGGAGACTGGTTATTGCGCAAAGAGCTGATTATTCGCAAAGCTTTTGCCGGTACTCGTCCGGGTCTTAGTCGACTCAGTTCGGCGCGCATATTTTTTGATCATAGCTATGACAAACTTGGCCTCTTAACCCAGGTCCAGGTCGGTGGTCTGGGCTTTGGTCATGGTGTCGGCTTTCAACAGACAGGCGCACAGGGTCTGGCACGGCAAGGTATGGATTACCGCCGCATCATTGCCCACTATTTTAAAGATACACAGATAGTCAGTCTGACTTAG